tgtcAATTTGTTTCGCATGCATTTTTTAACAACAAAAAAGGTTATTGGTTTCCTTTAAGAAGAAGTCACTGATAGCACAAAACTTAACTGTCCTAATTTAAATTCTTGTGACATGCACTCTGATAAATTCAAAAGGCTAAAAATGAATCATTCTATACCTATTAGATGTCGTATTTTCGATTCAACAAGACCACACCATTCTAGTTGATCCTCTGCAGTTGAACTACTTGCCAACAATACGATATAATGTCTATATTTGCCAAAGAAATTTGGCGGTTCAAAAAGTTTGTCCCACGAAGCTTTACCCATGATTATCTCTTCTGTGATAGCCAAGCCAGTCTCAAATGCCTCCTGCATTATTGTCCTTGTAGAAATGGATACATTAAAAGTCGAATTTTGTTGAGGGTATGCAGGTGTGATGATTGGCATAAGATGATACCTGTCTGACATGGTCACCTATTGAACAGATAAAATAAGCATTAAGATGATTATGAATATAATGAATGAACGAGATTAAttcttattttgaaaaatactagTTACCCGAGGATCCCAAACTTGGAAGCCCAAATTAACATTTTCAGGAGACTTGAGCAATACTGGTTGAGGCCACTTCCATTGTGAAAAAACAAGGAAAAACTTTTCTATCAATGTTGCTGCCACAGCATTTGGATACAACTGACACGTTCTTGCAACTAACATTGCCCATGATACACCACCCAAGTAACCTAAAACGTTGCTGTAAATTCCGTTTTCTGGAAAAAAAGTTATGTGTGGTCAAGTGTAAGAATTCTAGATATTAAGTTGAccaagaaatttttttttagcatTTTAAACTTACTTTTTGCCCATAATTTGATGGCTCTCAAAGCCAACCTAAAGTTTTCTATATTAGGTACTAAACGCAGTATTTCATCAGTCACTCGACAACCATTCAGACTTCTGACACACTTTTGAtccaaatttttcaataacatATCATCCCTAAGATCCATTGAATCAGGAACTTCTTTGAGTGCCAATTTGGCAAAGAGCATATCAATCTCAATACCATCAAAGTTCATTTTAATAACAGGTACATATGCTTCTTCTACAGCTCTCAAATCTGTTACTTCCATTTGTGATTttaacaaatcaaaaaatgatgAGAAATAGTCTGATCTATTTATGTGTCTTGGAACAACACACAAGGCATCTATATCTGCTCCTTTATGATGCACTCCTAGTCTATAAGATCCAAATGTATAGATTTTACCTCCAACTTGATCTGCTACATTAGGGGGCATATTTCTTGCAATACTTGTATCACGAATCCACTGCTTTACTAACGCGTTCAATTTGCTGAAAAATATGATaggaattttaattaaatttatcaatacTCCACTATATAAATTATGTTACTCAATTGTTGACTAACCTCAATATTTCCATTCTGTGATTAAGTTCTTCTTCTGACTCAAAAACATTATATGGCTTGAGAGCTTCCTTAAGTTCAT
The sequence above is a segment of the Nasonia vitripennis strain AsymCx chromosome 3, Nvit_psr_1.1, whole genome shotgun sequence genome. Coding sequences within it:
- the LOC100119065 gene encoding poly(A) polymerase type 3; translated protein: MWTSQVNNLTSGSREQSNNQNLRTLGMTSAISMAEPKLSDLSRTNELKEALKPYNVFESEEELNHRMEILSKLNALVKQWIRDTSIARNMPPNVADQVGGKIYTFGSYRLGVHHKGADIDALCVVPRHINRSDYFSSFFDLLKSQMEVTDLRAVEEAYVPVIKMNFDGIEIDMLFAKLALKEVPDSMDLRDDMLLKNLDQKCVRSLNGCRVTDEILRLVPNIENFRLALRAIKLWAKKNGIYSNVLGYLGGVSWAMLVARTCQLYPNAVAATLIEKFFLVFSQWKWPQPVLLKSPENVNLGFQVWDPRVTMSDRYHLMPIITPAYPQQNSTFNVSISTRTIMQEAFETGLAITEEIIMGKASWDKLFEPPNFFGKYRHYIVLLASSSTAEDQLEWCGLVESKIRHLIGTLERNPNITLAHINPESFPPLKPEAGKHVSMWFIGLTFKKGENLNIDLTMDIKSFVETTERQAEQIKLFKNGMTIEAKHVKRKDLSNYIAANQIKRERKTSSSTQRNGNSSGNGGVSPRNQGDQTLRKRKSDQSLESNDKKRKIQDSEQQHQHPQSTTQQKEDGTLVVQSCGDDSNSGFSLEEYKPNLTPAKDDTVSSTTSAPSSKPTPATSAVAQEGFVCT